Genomic segment of Rana temporaria chromosome 12, aRanTem1.1, whole genome shotgun sequence:
CGACCAGAACACCAGACTGACAAGAGACCTGAAGGAAAAACATACAACTAATTTCAGGGTAATGTTAGTGAGCAGTACATCAGGCCTATCTTCTAGTAAGGTTTCTAAATGTTTGCCATTTTTTCTTCCTCTGCAATGCCAAGTGAACTGCAGCTGGTACAGGGGACACAATATTCTAatgttacagtgccttgcgaaagtattcggcccccttgaactttgcgaccttttgccacatttcagacttcaaacataaagatataaaactgtaattttttttgaagaatcaacaacaagtgagacacaatcatgaagtggaacgaaatttattggatatttcaaacttttttaacaaataaaaaagtgaaaaattgggcgtgcaaaatgattcagcccctttacttttagtgcagcaaactctctccagaagttcagtgaggatctctgaatgatccaatgttgacctaaatgactaatgatgataaatagaatccacctgtgtgtaatcaagtctccgtagaaatgcacctgcactgtgatagtctcagaggtccgtttaaagcgcagagagcatcatgaagaacaaggaacacaccaggcaggtccgagatactgttgtggagaagtttaaagccggatttggatacaaaaagatttcccaagctttaaacatcccaatgagcactgtgcaagcgataatattgaaatggaaggagtatcagaccactgcaaatctacgaagacctggccgtccctctaaactttcagctcatacaaggagaagactgatcagagatgcagccaagaggcccatgatcactctggatgaactgcagagatctacagctgaggtgggagactctgtccataggacaacaatcagtccctgtatactgcacaaatctggcctttatggaagagtggcaagaagaaagccatttcttaaagatatccataaaaagtgtcgtttaaagtttgccacaagccacctgggagacacaccaaacatgtggaagagggtgctctggtcagatgaaaccaaaatctaacattttggcaacaatgcaaaacgttatgtttggcgtaaaagcaacacagctcatcaccctgaacacaccatccccactgtgaaacatggtggtggcagcatcatggtttgggcctgcttttcttcagcagggacagggaagatggttaaaattgatgggaagatggatggagccaaatacaggaccattctagaagaaaacctgatggagtctgcaaaagacctgagactgagacagagatttgtcttccaacaagacaatgatccaaaacataaagcaaaatctacaatggaatggttcgcaaataaacatatccaggtgttagaatggccaagtcaaagtccagaactgaatccaatcgagaatctgtggaaagaactgaaaactgctgttcacaaatgctctccatccaacctcactgagcttgtgcggttttgcaaggaggaaggggcaaaaatttcagtctctcgatgtgcaaaactgagacacaccccaagcgacttacagctgtaatcgcagcaaaaggtggcgctacaaaatattaacttaagggggctgaataattttgcacgcccaattttatttgttaaaaaagtttgaaatatccaataaatttggttccacttcatgattgtgtcccacttgttgattcttcaaaaaaaaatccagttttatatctttaggtttgagccctggttcacactgggtacgatttggaacgatttgagatgcgatttgaagAGCTGAGAGAAGTATTATTTTTGTTCACGATGGCCATGTGTAATTTTTCTTGGGAAGGGAACTTCTGCTCTTTGGCTTTACATTCTAATTATAGTTCTTGTATGACAGATGCTCTTTagccttaaaagaaaaaaagaataactCAGCCCCTGTAATGCAGTGGAAGCGTTCTATAATTTTTACCATGTCAGCTGTTCTGTCAgtcaaaataatagaatagaataatatAGTAGATGGGTTGGGCAGAGGATAGTGACAGGTTGTAGAAAgggtctcatttgcatattagctgCACGCCCATTATTGTATAAGTAGTTGTATTCAGTAAATCCAAAGCTGAACATATCTGTAATCTGATTGTATATATTCTCCTTTAGCTCCACCAATAGTTAcggtatatagtttttttttttttttcttttttctaatacagttgcaagaaaatgaGAGAAGGGGTCACTGTAATGAGAGAAGGggtgtcactgtactgagaagggggggggtcactgtactgagaagggggggggtcactgtactgagagaaggggggggttcactgtactgagaggagcagggggggtcactgtactgagagcagggggggtcactgtactgagaacagggggggtcactgtactgagaggagggggggtcactgtactgagaggtggggggggtcactgtactgagaggagggggggtcactgtactgagaggagggggggtgtctgcaccgagggggtactatagttggtggggggggggacatgtggatattacagtggggggagatttttgtttttttgctgatccaaaaaatgatccgatccgtgactcctgatccgaggaacgatccgaaccgtgagttttttgatccgttgcacccctacttaggaggttcaaccagttattaaccacttgccgcccgccctataacaaaaagacgtcggcaaagtggtttcaatatcctgactggacgtcatatgacgtcctcagtatattgagccgctgcgcgcccccgggggcgcccatcacggcgatcgttgttgcagggtgtcagtctgacaccccgcagcaccgatctaggtaaagattctccgtcggagactctttactgcgtgatcagccgtgtccaatcacggctgatcacaatgtaaacaggaaaagccggtttgaatttgatttggatttccctTCTGTTTACTTTCCATCTtgttaattaataaaataaaataaatgattaacACTTATATATCTGAAATCATTcttcatttacagcattttttcacacctgcctaaaatgtTTGCACAGTGCTATGTATTATATGTTTGCtttaatataaaaacattaaCACTCACCTGCTAGGTAAGAACATGGCAATCAAGCAAGCTAGAGGATTTGCCATGGATCCCAGGGCTGCTGCCAGATGGTATGCCAGATTACCATATGGCATGCATGAGTATGTCTGTATGGAAGGAAGGACTCCATTGGTGAGGGCATTCACCCATCCAGTGAGGAAGTATATAAGTGCATAATGGCCATATGAGTACACCACTTTGTTTGCTTCAGACTCTGGAGTGTTCTCATTGCTGGCGCCTCCACCTGTCCCGCTCACCTCTGAAGGCCTTGTGTCATTCGATATGTCCGTTGATGAGTAGGAATTCagggtgtttgtacttttgagcaAGTCATTATCGGGGTCTTCCTTTTCGGAACGCCTACTTAGAAAGAAAAAAGCTACGAGACAGAAGACCATCATGatgaacaaaagaaaaatgaaGACCTGAACGGAGAAGTTTGCCGGGAGATATTGAGTCTGTATATAGTGATCCGTTTCTGTGGTGTTTAACCATCCTTGTGTTCCATTCTCAGTGTGTGTCACATTAATGCACTTTATCATTCCCACGCCTTGGATCAAGGATAAAAGACCTGGGATAAGCCCGCTAAGCCCCTCACCGATAAAGTATGTTGTTATATACTTAGGTTGCAGTTGCATCATGAACGGCAGAAAGGTTACAGATGAAGTGCAATCTACTAAAGATAGGAAAAAGGTCAAGACCAGGAATCCTGTGCTGTGCAAATGGCCTCCTATCCAGGTGGTTTCCTTCCAGAAAAAAGCCATAAGGAATAATGCCACGATTCCCAAAATGATTATGGTGTATATGACCCAAACTTCCTTTAGCCTCCCAGGCTTCCACTTGTGCATTATGGTAACAAACAAAGGCCCAATGTTGGCCATTTGGATTATTATGGTGAGGTAAGATGGTAAGTACCAACCTTCTGGCAGTTCATTGACGATGAGTGGAAGTTCAACCCATAAGCCGTTGATGGCCACCCATGCACCAGTCCCAAAGATACAAGCCAATAGGTGAAGAACCAAAGCCATCTTTTACCACTACACCTTGCCTTTGGCCCCCCCGTCAAATAATTGATGGCAGTCAACAAGCTGCTTTTAGATTGAGCAGCTCAGTGAAGGTTACTTGTTTATTGTGCCTCTTCTTCTCGAAAGACCACCATTCCTCACAGTTCAAATGAAAAACAGTTGTCCACCACTCGTTGGCACTCAGAACATTTCAATATCACACAGTATTGTTGAGCATGTGATCACTGTTGGCGTGTCTTTAGTTTTATGCTTTGTTAGCAGTTatcaaaaagcagaaaaataattttctttcttcACCAATATAATTTCCTTTGTTTGCTTGCAGTTCTTACATTTCATATTTTCATAGAGTACTGTAAAATGAACCGTATAAATATTAGCATTTCACTACCAGGACAAAGTATTTATATATAACATCAGTCTAGCAAGTCCAGTGTGGAAGGAGTCATGGATTAAGTagggacaatgggccagatccacagaaacagtacgccggagtatctgct
This window contains:
- the SLC52A3 gene encoding solute carrier family 52, riboflavin transporter, member 3, which gives rise to MALVLHLLACIFGTGAWVAINGLWVELPLIVNELPEGWYLPSYLTIIIQMANIGPLFVTIMHKWKPGRLKEVWVIYTIIILGIVALFLMAFFWKETTWIGGHLHSTGFLVLTFFLSLVDCTSSVTFLPFMMQLQPKYITTYFIGEGLSGLIPGLLSLIQGVGMIKCINVTHTENGTQGWLNTTETDHYIQTQYLPANFSVQVFIFLLFIMMVFCLVAFFFLSRRSEKEDPDNDLLKSTNTLNSYSSTDISNDTRPSEVSGTGGGASNENTPESEANKVVYSYGHYALIYFLTGWVNALTNGVLPSIQTYSCMPYGNLAYHLAAALGSMANPLACLIAMFLPSRSLVSLVFWSVLGTGFGAYNMMTAVMSPCPILQSTNWGVALIVISWVLFIGTLSYVKVMIGIILRSQGHSALLWCGAVVQLGSMIGALVMFPMVNVYGFFKSADLCNTNCPS